One genomic window of Rubidibacter lacunae KORDI 51-2 includes the following:
- a CDS encoding DDE-type integrase/transposase/recombinase has protein sequence MGRKFAQADANQIRRHRLRPADKVQLDEAVIKIKRKQDYFWRAVNRQCQVIDIRSSTI, from the coding sequence GTGGGCCGCAAGTTCGCCCAAGCTGACGCCAACCAAATTCGTCGCCATCGCCTCAGACCCGCCGACAAGGTACAGCTTGACGAAGCCGTCATCAAAATCAAACGCAAACAGGACTATTTCTGGCGAGCTGTCAACCGGCAATGTCAGGTCATCGACATCCGGTCATCGACAATCTAA